In the Streptomyces sp. cg36 genome, one interval contains:
- a CDS encoding MFS transporter, with the protein MTRRMVLILALTCAVGVGNIYFPQAVSPLIAAGLHESPDSAAWVVTGTQIGYTAGIFLLVPLGDRLPHRPFLVTLLCLAGAGLLAAGCAPNLPFLVGASVLIGVTTVAAQVVAPLAAGLVAPDRRGATMGTLMSGSIGGMLLARTFSGTLGDRLGWRAPYLVASVLVLVLAGVLARLLPVTTPSVRTPYPALLAESVRLLRTEPELRRSCLYQATAFAGFSAVWTCLALLLTGPAYGMGAQAVGLLALVGAATMFCTPFTGRLVDRHGSDPVNLVCLLGILVSAAVLVPGGRGGALGLTALTLGTLLLDIAMQSGMIANQSRVFGLRPDARSRLNTAYMTCVYLGGSAGSWLGVQVYGRAGWTGVCVLVALLAGVALGRHAAAVYGGTGTGRSRGGPKWAVGPWSS; encoded by the coding sequence ATGACCCGTCGCATGGTGCTGATCCTGGCGCTGACCTGCGCCGTCGGCGTGGGCAACATCTACTTCCCGCAGGCGGTCAGCCCACTGATAGCGGCCGGGCTGCACGAGTCGCCCGACTCTGCCGCGTGGGTGGTGACCGGCACGCAGATCGGCTACACCGCCGGGATCTTCCTGCTCGTTCCCCTCGGCGACCGCCTTCCGCACCGCCCCTTCCTCGTCACCCTGCTGTGCCTGGCGGGCGCCGGACTGCTCGCCGCGGGCTGCGCGCCGAACCTGCCCTTCCTGGTGGGCGCGAGCGTCCTCATCGGGGTGACCACGGTCGCCGCCCAGGTCGTCGCGCCGCTGGCGGCCGGTCTGGTGGCCCCGGACCGGCGCGGTGCGACGATGGGCACGCTGATGAGCGGCTCCATCGGCGGGATGCTGCTGGCCCGCACCTTCAGCGGAACCCTCGGCGACCGGCTGGGCTGGCGCGCCCCCTATCTGGTGGCCTCGGTCCTGGTACTGGTGCTGGCCGGGGTACTGGCCCGCCTCCTGCCCGTCACCACCCCGTCCGTACGCACCCCCTACCCGGCGCTCCTGGCGGAGTCCGTACGCCTGCTGCGCACCGAGCCGGAGCTGCGCCGCTCCTGCCTCTACCAGGCGACCGCCTTCGCCGGGTTCTCGGCGGTGTGGACCTGTCTGGCGCTCCTGCTCACCGGCCCCGCCTACGGGATGGGCGCGCAGGCGGTGGGCCTGCTCGCGCTGGTGGGGGCGGCCACCATGTTCTGCACCCCGTTCACGGGCCGGCTGGTGGACCGCCACGGCTCGGACCCGGTGAACCTGGTCTGTCTGCTCGGCATCCTGGTCTCGGCGGCGGTACTGGTACCGGGTGGCCGGGGCGGGGCACTGGGGCTGACGGCGCTGACGCTCGGCACCCTGCTGCTGGACATCGCGATGCAGTCCGGCATGATCGCCAACCAGTCCCGGGTCTTCGGCCTGCGCCCCGACGCCCGCAGCAGGCTCAACACGGCCTATATGACCTGCGTGTACCTGGGCGGCAGCGCCGGATCGTGGCTCGGGGTCCAGGTCTACGGCAGGGCGGGGTGGACCGGGGTGTGCGTGCTGGTGGCGCTGCTGGCGGGCGTGGCTCTGGGGCGGCACGCGGCGGCGGTGTACGGCGGCACGGGCACCGGCCGGTCGCGCGGTGGCCCGAAATGGGCTGTCGGGCCGTGGTCGTCATGA
- a CDS encoding helix-turn-helix domain-containing protein: MISYELGVEDLADTRFALSPVHETVLSLRVLREPGLSALHLPWRRSVLGRVGGLDTGLLLALVSARRTLPDFLTPRPTVFAPEFEDELAAVRRTPPATVRHDLLAAHSPGPLPTPLSPATTGDDSDAAALRDAICDLLRRYWEIAVRPVWPQMRLLLEADMTYRARQLAMGGARRLFADMHPNLRWHEGVLYIDRMISEYHVSASGRGLLLVPSVFAHKPAPPVSAVEPPVLGYPSRGVATLWTPPPTADAPALVALLGASRTRLLGLLEEPLPTVELARRLRVTPSAVSQHLGVLHAAGLVTRARHGRQVLYRRSDLGDRLTGAQP; this comes from the coding sequence ATGATCAGCTACGAGCTCGGGGTCGAGGACCTCGCCGACACCCGCTTCGCCCTGTCGCCCGTGCACGAGACGGTGCTCAGCCTGCGGGTGCTGCGCGAGCCGGGTCTTTCCGCGCTGCACCTGCCCTGGCGCAGGTCGGTGCTCGGCCGGGTCGGCGGGCTCGACACCGGTCTGCTGCTGGCGCTGGTGTCGGCGCGGCGCACCCTGCCCGACTTCCTCACCCCGCGCCCCACCGTCTTCGCCCCGGAGTTCGAGGACGAGCTGGCCGCGGTGCGCCGCACACCCCCGGCAACCGTCCGCCACGACCTGCTGGCCGCACACTCCCCCGGTCCGCTCCCCACGCCCCTGTCGCCCGCCACCACCGGCGACGACAGCGACGCCGCCGCGCTGCGCGACGCGATCTGCGACCTCCTGCGGCGCTACTGGGAGATCGCCGTGCGGCCGGTGTGGCCGCAGATGCGGCTGCTGCTCGAAGCCGACATGACCTACCGGGCACGGCAGTTGGCGATGGGCGGCGCCCGCCGGCTCTTCGCCGACATGCACCCCAATCTGCGCTGGCACGAGGGCGTGCTGTACATCGACCGGATGATCAGCGAGTACCACGTCTCGGCGTCCGGGCGGGGACTGCTGCTCGTGCCGTCCGTCTTCGCCCACAAGCCCGCGCCGCCCGTCAGCGCCGTGGAACCGCCCGTACTCGGCTACCCCAGCCGCGGTGTGGCGACGCTGTGGACGCCGCCGCCCACCGCCGACGCGCCCGCTCTGGTGGCCCTGCTGGGCGCGTCGCGCACGCGGCTGCTCGGGCTCCTCGAAGAACCGCTCCCCACGGTGGAGCTGGCCCGCCGGCTGCGGGTCACCCCGAGCGCCGTCTCCCAGCACCTGGGCGTGCTGCACGCCGCCGGTCTGGTCACCCGCGCCCGGCACGGCCGCCAGGTCCTGTACCGGCGCAGCGACCTCGGGGACCGGCTCACCGGCGCGCAGCCGTAG